One window of Quercus robur chromosome 12, dhQueRobu3.1, whole genome shotgun sequence genomic DNA carries:
- the LOC126709512 gene encoding universal stress protein A-like protein isoform X2 translates to MEGTYMKNTESKIVVAVDESKESMHALSWCLSNLVSHNSRNTLVLLYVKPPPPVYTSFDAAGYVFSSDIISALEKYGSDLVNSVMTRAESVIRSNGTNINVEKITGSGEAKDVICSIVNKLGADTLVMGSHGYGFFKRALLGSVSDYCAKHVKCPVVIVKHTDDK, encoded by the exons ATGGAAGGAACATATATGAAGAACACAGAGAGCAAGATTGTGGTGGCAGTGGATGAGAGCAAGGAGAGCATGCATGCCTTGTCATGGTGTCTCAGCAACCTTGTTTCTCATAATAGCAGGAACACCCTTGTGCTTCTCTATGTGAAACCACCACCTCCTGTATACACCTCCTTTGATGCTGCAG GGTATGTGTTTTCAAGTGATATTATTTCAGCCTTGGAAAAATATGGCAGTGACCTGGTGAATTCAGTGATGACAAGAGCAGAATCTGTCATCAGGAGCAATGGCACCAAT ATAAACGTGGAGAAAATAACTGGAAGTGGAGAAGCCAAGGATGTGATATGTAGTATTGTGAACAAACTTGGGGCTGACACCCTAGTAATGGGAAGCCATGGATATGGCTTTTTTAAAAG GGCTCTTCTTGGGAGTGTGAGTGACTACTGTGCTAAGCATGTGAAGTGTCCTGTGGTGATCGTGAAGCATACAGATGATAAATGA
- the LOC126709512 gene encoding universal stress protein PHOS32 isoform X1 has product MEGTYMKNTESKIVVAVDESKESMHALSWCLSNLVSHNSRNTLVLLYVKPPPPVYTSFDAAGYVFSSDIISALEKYGSDLVNSVMTRAESVIRSNGTNINVEKITGSGEAKDVICSIVNKLGADTLVMGSHGYGFFKSRALLGSVSDYCAKHVKCPVVIVKHTDDK; this is encoded by the exons ATGGAAGGAACATATATGAAGAACACAGAGAGCAAGATTGTGGTGGCAGTGGATGAGAGCAAGGAGAGCATGCATGCCTTGTCATGGTGTCTCAGCAACCTTGTTTCTCATAATAGCAGGAACACCCTTGTGCTTCTCTATGTGAAACCACCACCTCCTGTATACACCTCCTTTGATGCTGCAG GGTATGTGTTTTCAAGTGATATTATTTCAGCCTTGGAAAAATATGGCAGTGACCTGGTGAATTCAGTGATGACAAGAGCAGAATCTGTCATCAGGAGCAATGGCACCAAT ATAAACGTGGAGAAAATAACTGGAAGTGGAGAAGCCAAGGATGTGATATGTAGTATTGTGAACAAACTTGGGGCTGACACCCTAGTAATGGGAAGCCATGGATATGGCTTTTTTAAAAG cagGGCTCTTCTTGGGAGTGTGAGTGACTACTGTGCTAAGCATGTGAAGTGTCCTGTGGTGATCGTGAAGCATACAGATGATAAATGA
- the LOC126708297 gene encoding uncharacterized protein LOC126708297 yields MSEVRSSDLETGLSSSGGPAEGDTAVSGSREVRVFYALREICGLDDETVNRFKDRFQFPSRVRVRRPREEDRACHFFPGEICFYESAFTCGLRFPIHPFLMELLDHFGIAPGQLMPNSWRIVINCMQIWLASNGDMIRIGELTYLYRLKESKEWGYYELVPWERKIRIVKGLPSSFRYWKSRFFFVSGDDFETQSSRDWGDIPRLLRRWGTPTLVKRRPGLKRRYKERIETAIGYAETIESWDELVDPRSLAFYNLGPDPSPFVLRQLGIEGKKKMTTKFNKDMYAKMRSKKDEPLSSLGKKTVRVTGKGPASIPLSIVPSIASETTRTASPTVSIEELPTPGSKRSRVSGKGKEKTGTRSSTIWDDESLAVERAHEVVTSSDLKALSDLSLNDVASRHVHKLVQVWGSSLFIIIFFFFFFL; encoded by the exons atgtctgaggttaggtctagtgacCTCGAGACTGGGCTATCGTCCAGTGGTGGCCCGGCTGAAGGAGATACAGCCGTCTCTGGTTCTCGAGAGGTTAGGGTTTTTTATGCCCTTAGGGAGATTTGTGGTCTGGATGACGAGACCGTGAATAGATTTaaggataggtttcaatttccGTCTAGGGTTCGTGTCCGTCGTCCTAGGGAAGAAGATAGGGCTTGTCACTTCTTTCCAGGCGAAATATGCTTTTACGAGTCAGCCTTCACCTGTGGGCTTAGGTTCCCCATCCACCCGTTCCTGATGGAACTTTTAGATCATTTTGGTATAGCCCCTGGACAGCTCATGCCAAACTCGTGGAGGATCGTCATCaactgtatgcaaatatggttggccTCTAACGGGGATATGATCAGGATAGGTGAGCTCACCTACCTGTATCGTTTGAAAGAGTCTAAGGAGTGGGGGTATTATGAATTAGTCCCTTGGGAGAGAAAGATTAGGATCGTCAAGGGATTGCCCTCGTCATTCAGGTATTGGAAGTcgcgctttttctttgtgtctggggACGACTTCGAGACCCAATCTAGCCGtgattggggtgatatcccgaggttgctccgtcggtggggaaccccgaccTTAG TTAAGAGACGGCCTGGGCTGAAGAGACGATATAAGGAACGCATAGAGACCGCCATCGGGTACGCTGAGACGATTGAGAGCTGGGACGAACTGGTTGACCCCAGGTCTCTTGCATTTTACAACCTTGGTCCTGACCCATCTCCTTTCGTTCTTCGTCAGCTCGGCATTGAAGGCAAAAAGA AGATGACGACAAAATTCAACAAGGACATGTATGCAAAGATGAGGTCAAAGAAGGACGAGCCCCTGTCCAGTCTGGGAAAGAAGACTGTGCGAGTCACCGGCAAGGGTCCTGCCTCCATCCCCCTCAGCATCGTTCCTTCCATAGCTTCTGAGACGACGAGGACTGCTTCCCCGACCGTTTCAATAGAAGAGCTTCCTACTCCCGGCTCCAAAAGGTCGCGCGTGTCTGgtaaagggaaggagaagacgGGTACCCGTTCATCCACCATATGGGATGACGAGTCTCTGGCCGTGGAAAGAGCTCACGAGGTTGTTACTTCATCGGACTTGAAGGCTCTCTCTGACCTATCCTTAAACGATGTGGCCTCTCGTCACGTCCACAAACTTGTCCAGGTGTGgggttcttctctctttatcatcattttttttttttttttttttttatag